atggtttggtcttaggccatacgaataacatcacgtgatgtcataacctctttggcaggatatgggaagactttttggtaagttttgagctccatccttccgtaatttaatccattctttttcatgttcccatagcgggaaaattgcctgtcaactgtgctatcaacatattcataagaatctgaattagaaatcacatgtagaaaaacacagataaagcatacaaatacatgaattgattaaggtgttgtggtggaacttctgaggtcctcagttagcacaacaccataaaaatggctgaaatgtcaaccgtgttaccgtcaatggtgttacaattagctatgacagtcagggttgccagatgaggctgatgattttcagcccaaaaaatgttcaaaatccgcctagaagccCAAAATCCCGCTCaagtctattgatttctatggcaaaaagtcggaaggtttttctgataaatgccatttttacccacacacggccatcctaagcaacccaattgggcgggaaccagcccaatctggcaacactgagttgaggaggagtatgtttttgccaatttatatccatattgacagacaaacaaacaaaactagaTTGCACTCTCACataaaatgctggaagcgggcttgccttttggggcagagatgaaacaaagtactattgagaaaacaaagctaaaataaatcttggaaaaactccatccacccagtcagaagttatgggccaaacaattcaaccatcttggattcagccatcttgaaagtgttgtagctctgcgttttggggatatactaaatgacatacatggtattttaagttggctaaggaacactgcatatgatataattttgaaaatcaacatggcttcgagcgggattcgaactcacaacctccatatctgtaatccagcccctttgccattgatattaaatgacatacaatgcatgatatttgaagttggctaaggaacactgcatatgatatcattttgaaaatcaacatggctttgactggggttcgaacccccaacctccatatctgtaattcagcacatttgccatgcatactaaatgacatacatggcattttaagttggccaaggaacactgcatatgatataattttgaaaatcaacatggctttgactggggttcgaacccccaacctcaatatctgtaattcagcacatttgccatccatactaaatgacatacatggcattttaagttggccaaggaacactgcatatgatataattttgaaaatcaacatggcttggactggggttcgaacccccaaactccatatctgtaattcagcacatttgccattcatactaaatgacatacatggcattttaagtcggccaaggaacgctgcatataatataattttgaaaatcaacatggcttcgactggggttcgaacccccaacctccatatctgtaattcagcacatttgccatcgatactaaatgacatacatggtattttaacttggctaaggaacactgcatatgatataattttgaaaatcagcatcgcttcaagtgggattcgaacccccaaactccatatctctaatccagcacatttgccattgataataaatgacatacatggcattttaagttggccaaggaacactgcatatgatataattttgaaaatcaacatggcttcgggtggggttggaaccctcaacctccatatctctaatccagcacaatgcattaccactaagccaagcagctagctgtcatgcacagtccagcaagactatattcgattgcattgcagagctgaacaatagacttctagaatggttgctcgcacctgctcgttaagaatagaatcttgagacagtgacagttgttatttgtcaccatcggagaatacgtctccgaCAAGTATGAtatgccttttggagttgctcagggtagttgcttgggccctctcctcttctctctctatatgttgcccctgggctccatcatcagagagcacaatgttgattttcatagctatgccgatgacactcaactatatatctctgtcgagcctagccaaaccactgccatttatgccttgactaaatgcatgtctgccatcacagattggatgaacagtaacttcctaaaattaaatgaggataaaactgaagtgttgctcattgggcctaagaaaaaatgtgcaaaactccactcaagcctaggtgacctaagcatgcacattaaagataaggttactagcctaggtgtggtcatagactcggatttgagctttgagcctcacatcaacaagataacaaaacctgcttttttccatcttagaaacgCAACAAAGTGCGTGGCTTGGCCCctcgacaagacgctgagaaacttattcatgcctttgtcaccagtaggatagactactgcaatgctctcttctctggtctcccaaaaaaattaattgacaaattgcaactcattcaaaattctgcggcaagaatcctaacaagaaccagaatgagagagcacatctctcctgtcttggcagacctgcactggttacctgtctcatacagaatcgactttaagattctgctcacagtttttaaagcattaaatggacttgcccctagctatatctcagacatgctctctttctatgcccctgctcgagctctcaggtccactgatgccaagctgctaaggacccccacccccccgcagaagaagatcggcgacgccgcgtttgcctgctatgcgcccaaatgatggaacgccctccccatcgagatccgatcagccacctccgtcgactccttcaagaagcagctgaagacccacctcttcatccttgccaactcctagctgccaaggcgtcatagtgtcccagctgccgcagcgcccttactactcgcaaccagccctggcagggggctcccctaggttgccgctggtctctgcctgaggtttcttcctgactatagggggtcttttttctcagacctcactgagctttttttttccccttacaaactatgaatcaagcgaaagggagtttttcctcacccctgatgccaccaggggccgcacctgagcacccaatctctgtgtgactatctatgacttatgataggcccagccactatggaccttacacatctaagaatcctggtcctaacctatgttgaccttatgactctacattctctgtctatctcttcttcctctgccttcctgctttttctgcctctcctctatacctctccttttaaatctatctctaacaatgttttttttttcccatttgttaagcactttgagttacatgccttgtatgacacagtgctatacaaatacaattattattacaattattattatgtttgaaatgacatagtatttgtccataacactgttgacaaaataatcaagcaaatgttcgctttcattagagtatttatcaaatgatttaagattaagcttggcgatttgtttgtttggaaacttaaatatatacactatgtaaacatctaggtcatttagttgaaaaaaaatactgataattgacattaaCAACGCTACGATGAACCCTAAAGAGATATACCCCCAAGGGTgcccgagagggggggagaatgagCACCCTAATCGGACGGATTTTCTGGTAATGACCCCTGCAAATGGACAATCGACTATGAGCGCAGTCTGCAAATGTGGCAAGGTCTGCAAAAATCTGACAGATCTTAAGATACATCAGACCAAGATGCGCTGCTTAAGGAACCCTGTGGTGCAACGCACAGTGCCAGTACCCAGTACAGCATCTGGTGAGACGGAGGAGGATCCAGGCCCGGAGACACCCCACAGTGCCCAGAGCCTCCGTGCACCACCGGCGACACCCCAAAGCAGGCCATCGGAACATCGTCGAATTTTGTGGCCCGCTACCAACAAGGAGTCGGAATGGCAGCAGTTTGATGTCGATGTCGATTCAGCCCTTGAAGCAACAGCAAAGGGTGATGTAGAGCAGCGGCTCAGGACAATGAGCACACTCATAATATGCATCGCATCAGACAGGTTTGGCATCAAGGACCAACATGCCACCAAGACTTCAACAGCACCAATTCCAAACCGGCGTGAGAAGAAGATCTCTCAACTCAGAAAGGAGCTGAGGATATTAAGGAGCCAGTACAAGAAGGCTAACGACGATGAGAAGGCAGCTTTGGCAGAGCTGAGGGGAGAGTGGCACAGGAAGAGGGGCAAAGAGAAGGCTCGCAAGCGCAGTGCCTTCATTGCAAACCCATTTGGTTTTACAAGGAAACTGCTGGGAGAGAAACGCAGTGGTCAGCTCTCGTGTCCAAAGGAAGACATCAACCGCCACATAAGTTACACCTACAGCGACAGCATGAGAGACCAAGACCTCGGCCACTGTGATGTCCTAGTATGCCCCCCCGAACCCAGCACCCTGTTTGACATCAGCGCACCTACCCTGAAGGAAGTCAAAGAAGTCATCAAAGCTTCCagagcagcatcagcaccaggccCAAGTGGGGTTCCATACAAGGTCTTCAAGCAGTGTCCCCGCCTGCTGGAGCGCCTATGGAAGATCTTCAGAGTGATCTGGAAGAAAGGGAAGGTACCCCATCAGTGGAACTATGCAGAAGGAGTATGGATCCCCAAGGTGGAGAACGCCAAGGACATCGAGGAGTTCAGGTCAATCTCCCTTCTCAGCGCAGAGTGCAAGGCCTTCTTCAAGATCGTTTCCAATCGCCTCATGAGATATCTGCTCAAGAACTCCTACATCGATACCTCGGTGCAGAAAGGAGGAGTCCCAGGAGTCCCAGGGTGCATCGAGCACACCGGTGTAGTGACCCAGCTGATTCGTGAGGCGAGAGAGAGCAGGGGCGATCTGGCAGTACTGTGGCTGGACCTTGCCAATGCTTACGGGTCTATTCCACACAAGCTGGTGGAATTATCCCTGTGTAAGTACCATGTCCCAGAGAAAGTGCGCCACCTCATCCTCGACTACTACGACCATTTTAGTCTGAGGGTGTCTTCTGGGGCAACAACATCAGATTGGCATCGTCTGGAAAAAGGAATCATCAcgatctctgtgtctctgtttgccCTCGCCATGAACATGCTCGTGAAGTCAGCAGAAGTGGAGTGTCGAGGACCACTGTCAAGATCTGGTACCCGGCAGCCACCGATAAGAGCATTCATGGATGATCTCACGGTAACCACAACATCAGTGCCTGGATGCAGATGGCTCCTGCAAGGTCTGGACCGACTCATCTCTTGGGCAAGAATGAGTTTCAAGCCTGGGAAGTCCAGGTCCCTGGTCTTGAGGAAAGGGAAGGTGACGGACCGCTTCCGATTCAGGCTGGGAGATACCACCATCCCATCTGTATCCGAGAAACCAGTGAAGAGCCTTGGAAAGCTCTTCACTGGCGATCTGAAGGACACCAGGGCACGCCAGACCGCCAGTGATGACCTCAACCAGTGGCTCTCAGCGGTAGACAAGAGTGGGCTTCCCGGGAAGTTCAAGGCCTGGATCTACCAGCACAACATCTTGCCTCGTCTCCTTTGGCCACTGCTAATGTATGAAATCCCAGTCACAACCGTGGAGAGCTTTGAGCGAAAGATCAGCCAGCACCTGCGCAGGTGGCTGGGCCTGCCACGTAGTCTGAGCAGTATAGCACTGTTTGGACATGGGACTAAGCTCCAGCTTCCGTTCAGCAGTGTCACCGAGGAGTTCAAGGTCGCCCGAGCCAGAGAGGTCCTGCTTTACAGAGACTCCTCTGATGGGAAGGTATCCTCAGCAGGGGTGGAGGTTCGCACAGGAAGGAAGTGGCGAGCCCATGACGCAGTGGAGAGAGCAGAGGCAAGGCTGCGGCACAGTACCTTAGTAGGCACTGTGGCCACAGGGCGCGCAGGGCTGGGCAGCATCCCGAAGCCTTGCTTCAGCAAAGCCAAAGGGAAGGAAAGGCGGAAGCTCATACAGGAGGAGGTTCGGGCAGAGGTGGAAGAGGCTCGCCTCAGCAGAGTGGTGGGCATGAGCAAGCAGGGGGCTTGGACCAAGTGGGAGCATGTCACGAACCGCAAGATCACATGGACTGAGCTGTGGAAGGCGGAGCCACACCATTTCAAGTTTCTTGTCCAGTCGGTTTACGACGTACTTCCAAGCCCTGCTAACTTGTTCACCTGGGGCCTGACAAACTCGCCGGTGTGTCAGCTCTGCCAGAAGAGAGGATCTTTAGAACACATCCTCAGCTGTTGCTCAAAGGCCTTGGGAGATGGCAGATATCGTTGGCGCCACGACCAAGTCCTGCGGGCAATAGCAGACACCATTTGCACCGGCATCAGTGTCAGCAAGGGGCAACAACCAACCAAGAGCGCAATTGCTTTCGTCCGAGCAGGCGAGAGACCTCAACCCTCCAAGAAGACCCAAGGGGGCCTGCTCACTACAGCAAGGGACTGGCAGCTCTTGGTTGATCTGGGGAGACAGTTGCGATTCCCAGACAACATCGCATCTACGACACTCCGCCCTGATATGGTGTTGACGTCTACGTCCAGCAGGCAGGTGGTGCTCCTTGAGCTAACAGTTCCCTGGGAGGACCGAATGGAGGAAgctcaggagaggaagagagcaaaatATGCGGATCTTGTGGCTGAGTGCCGGAGGAATGGTTGGAGTGCCCGCTGCGAGCCAATAGAGGTGGGTTGCAGAGGCTTCGCGGGCAGATCCCTACACCGTGTCCTTGGGCTCCTTGGAATTCGCGGACTGCACAGGAGAAGAGCCACCAAGAACATCTTGGAAGCAGCAGAGAGGGCCTCACGGTGGCTCTGGTTGAGGAGGGGTGAGGCGTGGCGTAGTGCGCTACCTGGACACAAGTCGGGGAActgatcacccccggctgggtcgccCGGTGAGGGTGTATGACTAAGACCCGAAAACCCAGTGATCACGGGAGAGTCACTGAAGATGTGTCCCGGTGGCACCACCAGGTGTATCACAAgtcacattttgcttttgccaaaagtgttggcaaatcgtagaatcactcatatatatatatatatatatacactaccgttcaaaagtttggggtcaccttcatttttccagttatttttttgcaattcaagtcacagacatcttttaaatagtttgaaatggaatggaaagtactgaacagccacaggtgaaaaaaggtttgtttacaaataaaattggttaaactggacagaagagtgaaatctaaccaagctttttcacccatttattacatagaaatacgtgttttagtccatttttctacagtcATGTCTTTGGTtcatcagagaatgcatggaactattggaaagctcagtgtctgccctttccaatggtaggtgtatgacatttgttgagttgccacctcgtccacaaattcaagtcaaagtagctgcatgattttctagccatcagaatgaacctccttatgaatgcacgatccattgtctcagtcaTGTTTTAGTGTACAAGCCAGtaccatacatcgttggaaagtgtagattctcctctttcaaatgatatgCAATCATCGGGCATTGTATGGAtcgacaggagcagacatcaacttttgcatgcatggggctcatagagctcattgggcaattctggacctcatctcatcccgggaaaGAATTTGTAGAAccacaactggctattattaaggCCAAAGGtgtcactttgattagtacacctgaCTAGACACTACATTAGTAAAAGTActctttgattagtcaaaagttagtgatacattttggtctattttaTGCATCGtatatccattcaacagttactttttccaatatcaaattgctaatttgttgcatgcattaatttcagggaacaataactctatacactgattttataccagagcTGAAATTAAAAAGGAACAAgctaaactgtcagaaagaagtattgtgggaggaaagtgtggtgaccccaaacttttgaccggtagtgtatatattagtggtgtgccgttatcggcgttaacgtgctgcgataatgtgagactcttgtcgcgcgataaagaaaatattgcacgttaatctattctcaaaatataggtttggagtttgggtatgcacgtcaccatagcgtttaattgacagacgctttcagactgcgctccagccgtttctcctctccacctgctgcttcagcagacctactaaatatgaagtgtttgcatgctgaaaacattaatccctctgccgtggtaggtgttgtttgagtgctttttcacaagtggtagactaaagagacgttattgtttaaggtgaacatagagagacattattgtgtgtgagtaagctaccagcccgacatagcctacatttcctcacgcattgcatgtaACACATAGCCttaacaacttccagaaatcttgcctgtgccataattgctaaacattccgtgtgatatgcattttgaagattgtcaaactgaaactgtcatcTACTCTCAATGAAtgtgtgttgcaatcgcgcacatttgcgactgagtgagatattctcatgtcaaacggtaataatcctcgcggttgtcgcgcttgatttattttttattttttttgcaaactgaattcatttcgagttgtaactcctctggcgttctgactctgaaaacaattgtcaggtttaggccacatgccagtgctgcaggttctagatagcgagtagcctggctctgctgagggctgctgtgcctagtgcgcgcagagctcctccctctcttaaaggagccgctgctctttttaccagtcagtggcagattctctctctctctctctctctctctctctctctctctctctctctatctctctctctctctctccattagaaatgctgaattgttgaggtaattttgtttaaatagcctaaatgtttgatagatttatctgtatttgcctctacaatttatagcgctgttcattttgaaatgtcagtatcttataactgtaaatgcttcctaatatattggacacactttacacatattgcagtgatttttttcatcaccaagtatcaacataaccattttttgaagatgagatgcattttggaaaaaaaagatgagctctggtctaatgcgccatcggtcttaagaaaccccaaggtttttttctgcattatttcgctatcgtgtctattctgaatgagccatttggatatagattaatctagattaatctagattaatttcataattacagtgagattaatctagattaaaaaaaataaatctatgcccacccctaatataaatatatagatatatatataggcctatatattttaaatgggtcatgttttttttttatagataattaaaattgggatagaatgagttaggatttggaaagctattgcggggagcgttgtgcgcgtgtgtctgatgcTTTTGCTTACGGGGACTTCACATTTCACAAAGGTGGTAACTCTTTGAATAGTCCAACTATTTATACAATTCTTTCATATTTCACTGCTACGCTTTGGCTCGTTGAGGGCATCGCCGGATTCACCTGCTTGACGCGCTTTCTTTCATTCAATAACCAAATTGACAGAATATCCTCAATACTATTGAAGAGGCATCCCCTGCTCCTTATTCCCTTAGttctattgaaaatcactgttcgccgctaTAAATGTCTTCACCATTCGTTCCGTTCGTTATGAAATTAAGTTCAGCATATTATGCTGGAATGTTTTGTGTTGCTGGCGATATGCTCTGCCTTCAGTGAGCTGTTATGAATCTCTTCACCGTTCATTTGTTATgcaattaaccctatccagactgggggggggctaaaagtgcccgcaccaactttgatgtcgtataattccttaacgacttaagctatgactatgaaactttgtgacttttcctaacatttagttggctacagttatgtaccgaaagattaggtttatcattttttctgttgccatggcaacggttttctgacaggtatgtctgaccaaaaatcacttaaccatatctatgacgccatatattttcatatttttttgttatttccattagcatcagacaactttgtgagcatttaagtggtttgaagcataaaatcattaaaatgtaagtgcattacatacatttgttggaaaatccatcaTGGCGAGATTgtggacataataacataatgatgtcataatgacgtcataataatagataattacacaaaaattatgtcattcatagatgtccatatttagatcatctcccccaagtttcatagtcatactgtattcctttcatgagttatgagggaggcgtcaaaagagcccccccccccaggcccaggaatgccaaaaaagcccagtctgaatagggttaagttcAGCATAATGTTTTGTGGTACCGATGGATATGCTATGGCTTCAGTGCACTGTGAAGCACTGTGAAGCAGCAAATCACTATGCACTAGTTGCAATTCGCGCGCACCTTTCCCTCAGCATTTATGGAGGTTTTGTGAACTTCAACAACCTGCTATGGTGCTCGTTGAAAGCGAGCCGTATGCCAAATACTTTCCTCACATGGGCTAATAGTGGTTGGTGTAGGCACTCTCGCAGTCCTGGCGGCAGCAAAGAATATGAAGGGGGCGATTAATTTATGAGAAGGGGCGGGGGCGCGCAAACATGCGCTAATGAAGGGCTCGTGTATTGTCGTCTATTAGGCCGTTCAATAATGATGGGAGTCATTTTTACTATTATTGGAATGATCTGAGCAGCGAGACACTCACAGAAGCATGCACACCCACCATACCGATTCTTTCCTGCCAGTTCgatctcttcgttcagttctgctgaggaattatTTCGTTCACTagttcattttgattacgtcacgccacaatgcaagagagcaaggggtgaatgtcgagcgaactagttcagtgaacgagaggaggaggggggcattcttactttgcctgtgtgcttctcttgtccaaacatatcaacatAACTCATTTTGTCtaataatattatttatttaacagcagcacacattacaaAAGCTCCTTTTAAcaaaaaagtatgccttcgtctctgccacgttaaattGTTTATTAGttgtcatggagactgttgctttgcgcccaggctggtctccTTCGCGGGCTGAACACAGTCCGGTCTCGCTATGCTTTGTAGAGCTAAGGTGTTCCTTGTGTCTAAACCgatcacctgaaacctattttgcagattaagTTCACTTATTGAAGAGTAGCACCCATTAAAAAAGAATAAGAGATAATTTACAAGTTGCATTaccaactagaagtatgcctttgtctctaccacgttaagttgtgtattcgtggtctcccggacctgtcgaatccagatgtccaacatacggaatatcagacctgtgctgacacaatattctacacaacgactggtccaggccacggtcctgtcccgcgttgactactgcaactcactcatgacaggtctacctgcttgtgcactaaagcctctgcagatgatcaagaatgcggcggcacggttgatattcaatcaacccaaaaggacccatgttactcctctatttattgagttgcactggttaccgatcgccgcccggatcaagcacaaggcattgacccttgcctacaaaaccatcacaggaacggccccagcttatctgaaggacctactaacgcccagaggtcgcgttaaccgacaaatgtccgtcattgacggatttttttgaaggatgacggaaaattctgaagtctgtccgtcattttgacggatcaatagcctattcagggtgatgataaataaatcacaagtttaagtagacttacgcctctatcgagtagagcaaatatgcatttcaattagacatagttatcagcgcagataatttcatgctactatcgtttgcctttctccctctctccttgcttgtcataccatgcgccgcagctgggctgtgcggctggctgcagcagagcgcgcgcctctgcacttgctcaaaataatgaattaaaataactaagacttcgactttaagattcagaactatttgtagacctaagcctacatttaccgactatctgattttctgccaatgacgaagttgtccctctatcgcccttcatagaagcattctttcataactcctcgcttgaaacataaacaaatatgcgaatagcacgtttgctagccagaaccttcactcaaaggcaacgcaggtctaaaacggcttcagaacattaactaataaaaacgacggatattcaagaaccaaaatattaccaggcaacgcaacttacaacttggcaaacgttgccagaaacggctaaccttc
This DNA window, taken from Engraulis encrasicolus isolate BLACKSEA-1 unplaced genomic scaffold, IST_EnEncr_1.0 scaffold_113_np1212, whole genome shotgun sequence, encodes the following:
- the LOC134442082 gene encoding uncharacterized protein LOC134442082; the encoded protein is MSAVCKCGKVCKNLTDLKIHQTKMRCLRNPVVQRTVPVPSTASGETEEDPGPETPHSAQSLRAPPATPQSRPSEHRRILWPATNKESEWQQFDVDVDSALEATAKGDVEQRLRTMSTLIICIASDRFGIKDQHATKTSTAPIPNRREKKISQLRKELRILRSQYKKANDDEKAALAELRGEWHRKRGKEKARKRSAFIANPFGFTRKLLGEKRSGQLSCPKEDINRHISYTYSDSMRDQDLGHCDVLVCPPEPSTLFDISAPTLKEVKEVIKASRAASAPGPSGVPYKVFKQCPRLLERLWKIFRVIWKKGKVPHQWNYAEGVWIPKVENAKDIEEFRSISLLSAECKAFFKIVSNRLMRYLLKNSYIDTSVQKGGVPGVPGCIEHTGVVTQLIREARESRGDLAVLWLDLANAYGSIPHKLVELSLCKYHVPEKVRHLILDYYDHFSLRVSSGATTSDWHRLEKGIITISVSLFALAMNMLVKSAEVECRGPLSRSGTRQPPIRAFMDDLTVTTTSVPGCRWLLQGLDRLISWARMSFKPGKSRSLVLRKGKVTDRFRFRLGDTTIPSVSEKPVKSLGKLFTGDLKDTRARQTASDDLNQWLSAVDKSGLPGKFKAWIYQHNILPRLLWPLLMYEIPVTTVESFERKISQHLRRWLGLPRSLSSIALFGHGTKLQLPFSSVTEEFKVARAREVLLYRDSSDGKVSSAGVEVRTGRKWRAHDAVERAEARLRHSTLVGTVATGRAGLGSIPKPCFSKAKGKERRKLIQEEVRAEVEEARLSRVVGMSKQGAWTKWEHVTNRKITWTELWKAEPHHFKFLVQSVYDVLPSPANLFTWGLTNSPVCQLCQKRGSLEHILSCCSKALGDGRYRWRHDQVLRAIADTICTGISVSKGQQPTKSAIAFVRAGERPQPSKKTQGGLLTTARDWQLLVDLGRQLRFPDNIASTTLRPDMVLTSTSSRQVVLLELTVPWEDRMEEAQERKRAKYADLVAECRRNGWSARCEPIEVGCRGFAGRSLHRVLGLLGIRGLHRRRATKNILEAAERASRWLWLRRGEAWRSALPGHKSGN